In the Ovis aries strain OAR_USU_Benz2616 breed Rambouillet chromosome 18, ARS-UI_Ramb_v3.0, whole genome shotgun sequence genome, TCAGCAGTGACCCCATTGCTCTTGGTAAGTGCAAGGCTGAACTGAAGGAAATAGGAACTGTTGAAGAAGCCAGGAGGAGGCAATTACCTTAAAGAAGCTTTGACACATCATGTGAAGATTCACTGGTCTTGTGGCAGGAGGGGGAGTAACCCAGATGTGTTCCATTATCCAACCCTCCAAGAGCTGCAGCCCCACAGAGAAATCGTGGCCTAACTAACACCAGAAGTGAGACTGTGAGGAAGACACGTGAGGGCAGCAGTTAGCCCAAACCACGGcagtcagggaagacttcctgcaCACCTTGATGGGCGAGGGAAGAGCCTAGAGATACAGGGAAAGAGGCTGGGGCGCTGTGCAGTGTGTAGCCTCCGTGCAGGGCATAGGGAGCGACGTGGAGAGCATGTGGGCTGTGCTGCTGGCACGTTGCTGCACCCACTTTCCATGCGTATCCCTGTTGGGCTGGTTGCTCCAAGGCCTCCCCACTGGATCTGGCTAGATTTCCTGTCTCTGAGGTGAGCCCTGTTCTCCTTCAGGGGTTCTCCAGGACAAGGACCTCTTTTCTGTCTTTGCTGACCCCAACATGCTTGATACGTAAGTATACCCATCTTACTAAGGGCACTTTTTCTCTCCTCATGGTCGGGCCAGAAGCCTAATGGTCGCCCTGGATTCTGCTCTTGGAGCCCATCCCCCAAATCTGTCTTCTGAATGTGCCAGGAGGTGGCGAGGagccagggctggaggagggggtgggctggggggaggTGAGGACAAAGCCCAAgggcaggggcaggcagaggtgggggtgAAGCAGCGTCCTGAGGGAGGTGGCTTTGCAGGCCGGGCTCAGTTTAGATCTCATTCAGTAGATATTAGGGAGCCTGTGAAGGATTTTAAGCTGGGAAAGAAATAGGTGCATACGCCCCCAAATTTTAAAGTTGGAAGGGAAAGTAGAGGTTATGTCCCTTTATCTTCAAGTGAAGAAAACAGCCAAACCCTCGGGAGAGAAGGGACCAGTCAAAGACTGCCCGATGAAGTGGTGTTGGAGTCAAGACAGGAGACTACCCCTGAGCCTCTGGGCTGTGCGTGTCCCATCATGCATTGCCAGAGAGGAGAGTGAAGCATTGTGGGGGCCCCAGGGTGAAGGCCTGATGATGCTGGAGGCAGAGCAGCAGGAAGACAAGCTGCCTGGAGGGAGGTGCTGAAGACTGGGAAAATTAAGGACAAGCAGGGGTGACTTGACTGTTACGAGGGGTGCCCAGAATTCCTGTCAAACCCAAGGATGCTCTCTCCTTCCTAGTCACCCTTGAGTTTCTTCCTGCTCCGTCTCAGGTTGGTGCCTGCTCACCCTGCCCTGGTCAATGCCATTGTCCTGGTCCTGCACTCGGTGGCAGGCAGCACCCCACTGCCAGGGGCCGACTCCTCTTCCCGGGGCATGCCCTCCAGCGCCTACCGGGACATGCCAGGTGAGCCCCTGGCCTGCGGGACGCGGGCCCCTGGGGAACGGGCAGTGGCCCAGGGCTTTGCTCTACTCGCAGCTATGTATAGTGCTGGCAGAGGGTGTTCCTTGGGAACTCTGGGTTTGAGTCAGGGAGAGCATCTGTCCTGTAATTTTCCAGGGGAGAGATGAGAACATGAATTTGGAGTAAGTAGTGCTGAGACGCTGGAGCAGCGCCTGTGCCTTCCTGTTCCTCCTCCTGAAATCtgtcctccctcctccaggcGGCTTCCTGTTTGAAGGGCTCTCTGATGATGAGGACGACTTTCACCCGGTAAGTGACCGGGCTGCCTGCCATTTGGGGGAGATGGTGCTGGGGAGGCGCCCTCCCCGGGACCTGGCACGCGCAGCAGGGGGTGGCCAGAGGCCCTGTGGGGGCCCAGGTGTGCCGCACCATCGCTGTGGCCTGGCAGCCTGCGGAGTCTCCCCAAGAACTGTTCCCGGAGCAGGGGGGGGCTCTTCTGAGAGCCAGTCAGGGCTGCCGCCCTGATCTGGGCACCTCCCTTGTCCAGAGTGCCAGGCCCACGCCCTCAAGCAGCACCCCCAGCTCCCGCCCAGCTTCCCTGGGGTACAGTGGAGCTGCCGGGCCCCGGCCCATCACCCAGAGCGAGCTGGCCACTGCCCTGGCCCTGGCCAGCACTCCGGAGAGCAGCTCTCACACGCCAACTCCTGGTACTCAGGTATGGAGAGAGGGGGTGGGAAGGTCCAGGCCGAGCCCCCAGGTatggagagagagggtgggaaggTCCAGGCCGAGCCCCCAGGTATGGAGAGAGGGGGTGGGAAGGTACAGGCCGGGCCCCCAGGGAGAAGGGCCCAGTGGTAGAGTGGGTTTACCTTTGCTGACCCTTGTGCTCCATCTGCTTTGATCTGAGCTCTACCTGGAGCCCCAGTGGATTTCCCACTGCAGCTCAGGCGACCTCCCCTCACCTGCCTTTAGGCTCATCCCAGGCCTGACTGACTCTTCTCAGCAGTTGGAAGAACCTCATGTTGCATAATGGTCCCTTACTTACTCCTGAAAGTGGCCAGGCATACATCACAGGCTTAAGCATTCCTACTGATAGTCACTCCAGCCGGCAAGGCCATCTCTCCTGTCCCAGTGTGGGTCCTAGGCTCAGTCAGGGCTCCCATTCCATCTCCCTGGAGCAAAAGAGTACAGAACCCTTCCTGGGGACATAGAGGGCTTTCAGGCAGCTCTGTGTGGCTGTCTCATGCTGGCCCCTGCTGGGAGGCGGTGGTGAGGCAGGGTGATGGGACAGCGGTGGGTGTGTGCTGGGAGACTGGGCTGGCTCTGAGGGTGGCGCTGACCTTGGTCTGTCTCTAGGGCCACTCCTCAGGGACCTCCCCAATGTCCTCCAGCGTCCAGTCAGGGACGCCCATCACCAACGATCTCTTCAGCCAAGCCCTGCAGCATGCCCTGCAGGCCTCGGGGCAGCCCAGCCTTCAGGTCAGTCTTCCCCCTTCTGATGTTCACACGGCTTCTTTGGTATTTTGGACGCTGAGCTTTTCTCTACCCTCTGGAGGCCCTTCCCACTTGGCCTGCTTTGGTGCAGGAACAGCTGGGGCATGGCAGCGTGACAGGAGAGGGTGCTCCCAGCAAGGGCGGCTGTCCCTGCAGCTTCCACTCCTTCACCCAGTGCCGATGGCCTGGCTCCACTGACCGCCTGGCTTGGGTATTTCAGTGGCTGTTTCAGTGGAGGAGTCACTCATCCATCCCGTGAGCATCGACTGAGCCTTGAGCATGTCTGGTCCAGGCTTGGTCCAGCTCCTGGGATAGTGATGAGCCAGTCCTCATTCCCTCCATGGAGGGGCGCCAGATAGTCACTGAACTAAGAGAACAACAGGGTGAGAAGCTGGCCCAGGCTTGAGGTCAGGTAAAACTTTTCTGAGAAAGTGGTGTTGTACCTACTGTCAAAGAATTAATTAGAGGTTagccaggcagagaaggggatgttTGGTTGAGGGGATGTGGTGTCCTGGCAGAGGCAGCTACCTGTTTGAGGGAATGTGGAGGTACACATGGCAAATCGGCAAGAGCAGAAGGCAATATCCAAGATGAAGGGTCCTGAGATGGAGCCAGAGTAAGGGAGAGCAGATGCCTGAGTGTGAGGGCCTTGAGTGCCTGTGCAAGGAGATGAGGCTTGTCTGGAGGTCACCAGGGAGCGACACCAACTCCCCTGCCTCATGAACATGGAAGCTTAGCTAGCAGCTAAGTGCATGACCCAAGGGGTTCACATTATATTGCACGCCTCTATGCACAAGCTGTTTGCTTTACTCTTTTCTTTGTTCCTAAGCCTGGGGCATGAACGTCATTTCTGGAACTGGTCCACGGTCATGAAGCCATTAAATGACAGGGACAGGGTCCGGCCCGTGTGGTTCTCACTGCCCCACGTGTCTCGGTGGACAGTGAGGGGAGCAGGAGCAGGACCCGAGGACAGTTGGCCTTTTTGGTTCCTTCATCATCTGCAGCCTGATCCTTGTTCGCTCTGCTCTTCAGCTCAGAAACCTGTATGTCTCCACCTGGCCTGTAAATggaacttgagtcagtttctgtggtTTTCTAAAAATCCTCCACATCCTCACGCTTGCTTGCCTGCTTCTTTGTATTTGCATTTCAtccccactgccttctccttcccACAGTGTGAACACATCCTTTCCCCTAAGGTGTGCACTTCCTCTTTCGTGAGACAGagatattaaaaatactaaatttgTTTAAATCCATAGAGAAGGCCTTTCATAGCTGAAAGTAAAAAAATCAAGGAACCATTATATAAAAAGTAACATATATTTTGAGTTCATAAATGTGAAAATTTCtgcaaagcaaagaaaaccaaatcaacatacaaaaagaaCAAGCAAAGTCTGAAAGCTGATCACAAACTGGAAAGAAATCTGTAACACAGATCAGACAAAGGGCAAAACCTCCCTGAATTGAAGTTCTAGTGATGTAAGACCAACAGCTTCGTAGAAAAGCAGGTGAAGGATAGTAACAGACTGTTCACCAAAAAGGAAGTACAGATGGCCTGTAATTCCTTGCAGTCCCATTGCTCGGAATTTATCCCGGAGATGTATGTGCATGCAGAGAGTGACATTTGTACAGAACCAGTCACCGCAGCGTTTCTATAACAGCAAAGATTGGAAGCTGCCCTGTTGTACATTTCAGGACATCCACAAGCGTTTTCTATGATACCTTAATATgttagaaaaaaaggagagatataagaaAAGGGTAAGTATAGgaatgtatatttattatatttcctCAGAGAAAATAAAGTAGGTTATCAGGAATCGGGGAAACGAGTAGATGAGTGAGACTTTTCACAGCGTGGTGTtgatggtttagtcgctcagttgtgtccgactcttgcaaccctacggggtgtagcccaccaggctcctctgtccatgggatatcccaggcaagaatactggagtgagttgccatttccttttccgggggaatcttcctgacccaggaatcgaacccgggtctcctgcattgcaggcagcctcctgtagtgcaggtggattctttaccaactgagccaccaggcactGTGTATCATACTAAAACAACAGAGTTaatttaaaagtgtgtgtgtgtctatagatacagcagagaaagaaagtaaTCTTTTGAAGTTTAGATATTGTATAgtttatgctttttctttttgatctttatgatacattttccccttctttaaTTGGAAAAACTTCTAATTTGTTCCCTAAACCCTCCGGCCTCTCCATAGGCCTCTTCGACAGTCCACAGACCTCCCTGATGTGCTGTGTTGTATGGAACCTCATGTCAGCAGCTTTCTTGGAGGAACACACCTCCTTCTGCTAGAGGTGAACAGGTCTCTGTCGGATCCTTACTGACTGCTCCTGCCTGTCCTGTCTTTCTACAGAGCCAGTGGCAGCCCCAGCTGCAGCAGCTGAGGGACATGGGCATCCAGGACGATGAGCTGAGCCTGCGGGCCCTGCAGGCCACCGGGGGGGACATCCAGGCGGCCCTGGAGCTCATCTTTGCCGGAGGAGCCCCGTGAACTCCCTGCTCCTCCTGAACCCCCAGCAAACTGCTAAGGCGGCTGCCCATGGGAAGCACTCTTGAAGGTGCCCCATCTCACTCGCCCTAATACACCTGATGGTCGACCTTCTGCTTTGTCCAGTGTGTGGCCTTTCTGGCTGATCTGAGTGGGTAGAGGTGGTGGGGGGGCAAGCGTGGTGTGTGGGTTCTGGTGCCACGGCATCAGCTGGCCCCTGCTTCTGGGCCCCAGGTGGAAAAGCTGAGATCCGTGTCCTGAGATGCCGCCTGATGCCCACACTGGTGTTTTGGCAGAAGTTTCCAGTGATAGCCTCCAGGCCCTTTGGTGCTCTGGGTGTGGCCTCCTCCGATTTGCCCAGTCTCCAGGGTGGCTGCTGTGTACGGCTGTGGCCAGGAGAGCCTT is a window encoding:
- the UBL7 gene encoding ubiquitin-like protein 7 isoform X1; translated protein: MSLSDWHLAVKLADQPLAPKSILRLPETELGEYSLGGYSISFLKQLIAGKLQESVPDPELIDLIYCGRKLKDDQTLDFYGIQPGSTVHVLRKSWPEPDQKPEPVDKVAALREFRVLHTALHSSSSYREAVFKMLSNKESLDQIIVATPGLSSDPIALGVLQDKDLFSVFADPNMLDTLVPAHPALVNAIVLVLHSVAGSTPLPGADSSSRGMPSSAYRDMPGGFLFEGLSDDEDDFHPSARPTPSSSTPSSRPASLGYSGAAGPRPITQSELATALALASTPESSSHTPTPGTQGHSSGTSPMSSSVQSGTPITNDLFSQALQHALQASGQPSLQSQWQPQLQQLRDMGIQDDELSLRALQATGGDIQAALELIFAGGAP
- the UBL7 gene encoding ubiquitin-like protein 7 isoform X2; its protein translation is MSLSDWHLAVKLADQPLAPKSILRLPETELGEYSLGGYSISFLKQLIAGKLQESVPDPELIDLIYCGRKLKDDQTLDFYGIQPGSTVHVLRKSWPEPDQKPEPVDKVAALREFRVLHTALHSSSSYREAVFKMLSNKESLDQIIVATPGLSSDPIALGVLQDKDLFSVFADPNMLDTLVPAHPALVNAIVLVLHSVAGSTPLPGADSSSRGMPSSAYRDMPGGFLFEGLSDDEDDFHPGHSSGTSPMSSSVQSGTPITNDLFSQALQHALQASGQPSLQSQWQPQLQQLRDMGIQDDELSLRALQATGGDIQAALELIFAGGAP